One window of the Candidatus Zixiibacteriota bacterium genome contains the following:
- the bfmBAB gene encoding 2-oxoisovalerate dehydrogenase subunit beta, with protein MKTTTYIEAITEAMAEEMARDERVFLIGEDIGLYGGVFKATKGLQERFGVDRVIDSPISEAYIVGGSVGAAMVGMRPIPEIQFADFITPSMDQIIQQAAKIRYRTGGQWTCPMTVRVCCGGDVGGGLYHSQINEQWFFSQPGLVVVFPSTPYDAKGLLKSAVRGEDPVIYFEHKRLYRSVKEELPEDDFTVPIGKAAIRREGKDLTLVSYGLMAHRSLDAAKALENEGISAEVIDMRTLLPWDRETIYESVKKTSRVVLVQENTKTGGVMAEVSASITEDLFDYLDAPVTRVCGLDVPMLPFAPPLEHFFLPNADKIVKAVKKVMEY; from the coding sequence ATGAAAACGACAACTTACATAGAGGCAATAACCGAAGCGATGGCCGAAGAGATGGCCCGCGATGAACGGGTCTTTCTGATTGGCGAAGATATCGGTTTGTATGGCGGCGTTTTTAAAGCCACCAAGGGGTTGCAGGAGCGCTTCGGTGTCGATCGTGTGATCGACTCTCCGATCTCGGAAGCCTATATTGTCGGCGGCAGTGTTGGGGCGGCCATGGTGGGTATGCGCCCGATCCCGGAAATTCAGTTCGCCGATTTTATTACCCCGTCCATGGACCAGATAATCCAGCAGGCGGCCAAAATCCGTTACCGGACCGGCGGACAGTGGACCTGCCCCATGACCGTCCGCGTTTGCTGCGGCGGTGATGTCGGCGGCGGATTATATCATTCCCAGATAAACGAGCAGTGGTTTTTTTCTCAGCCCGGGCTCGTGGTGGTCTTTCCTTCGACCCCCTATGACGCCAAAGGTCTTTTGAAATCGGCCGTTCGCGGCGAGGATCCGGTCATTTACTTTGAGCATAAACGGCTTTATCGTTCTGTCAAGGAGGAGTTGCCCGAAGACGACTTCACCGTTCCTATAGGAAAGGCCGCCATTCGTCGCGAAGGAAAGGATCTGACTCTGGTTTCGTACGGATTAATGGCGCACCGCTCTCTCGATGCCGCCAAGGCGCTCGAAAATGAGGGAATCTCGGCCGAAGTCATCGATATGCGTACCCTTCTTCCGTGGGATCGTGAGACCATTTATGAATCGGTTAAAAAAACCTCGCGGGTTGTCCTGGTGCAGGAAAATACCAAGACCGGCGGCGTTATGGCCGAGGTATCGGCTTCTATCACGGAGGACCTGTTCGACTATCTCGATGCCCCGGTGACCCGTGTCTGCGGTCTGGATGTCCCGATGCTTCCGTTCGCTCCGCCGCTGGAGCACTTCTTCCTGCCGAACGCGGACAAAATAGTTAAGGCTGTCAAGAAAGTTATGGAGTACTAG
- a CDS encoding Methyltransferase type 11, with the protein MSEKDKEKLRSAVRDHYGEIARSGGCCSGSKSSCCGNGLQSIGDISNSLGYRKEELASLPEGANLGLGCGNPLALALIRPGEIILDLGSGGGIDCFLAAQKTGETGRVIGVDMTPDMLARARQNAAAGGYKNVEFRLGEIENLPVADNFVDLVISNCVINLSPDKERVYSEMFRVLKHGGRIAISDIVATHVIPEDIRNDIDAYSGCVAGALVVDNLRAILEKTGFAKIEINLEESSRAFIREWFPGRDLDKFVVSGLVRASKR; encoded by the coding sequence ATGTCGGAGAAAGATAAGGAAAAACTTCGATCCGCCGTCCGCGATCATTACGGTGAAATTGCCCGATCCGGAGGTTGTTGTTCCGGCTCCAAATCGTCCTGTTGCGGCAATGGCCTCCAATCCATAGGCGATATTTCGAATAGTCTTGGATACAGGAAAGAGGAATTGGCTTCGCTGCCCGAAGGCGCTAATCTTGGGCTTGGATGCGGCAATCCATTGGCCTTGGCCCTGATCCGCCCGGGAGAGATAATTCTTGATTTGGGAAGCGGCGGTGGCATTGATTGTTTTCTGGCGGCTCAGAAAACAGGCGAAACCGGCAGAGTAATCGGGGTCGATATGACTCCCGATATGCTTGCCCGGGCGCGTCAAAATGCTGCCGCGGGAGGATACAAAAATGTTGAATTCCGTCTTGGGGAAATCGAAAACCTTCCGGTCGCGGATAATTTTGTCGATCTGGTAATTTCCAACTGCGTTATAAATCTATCGCCGGACAAAGAGCGCGTCTATTCTGAGATGTTCCGCGTTCTCAAACATGGAGGCCGCATAGCCATTTCTGATATTGTCGCGACACATGTAATCCCCGAAGATATTCGTAATGACATCGACGCTTATTCCGGTTGTGTTGCCGGAGCGCTGGTAGTCGATAACTTGCGCGCCATTCTCGAAAAAACCGGCTTTGCGAAAATTGAAATAAATCTTGAAGAATCCAGCCGGGCCTTCATCCGGGAGTGGTTTCCCGGCCGGGATCTCGATAAATTTGTAGTTTCCGGATTAGTGAGGGCCTCTAAACGGTAA
- a CDS encoding O-methyltransferase, family 3 — protein MNITHPKIEAYISGIIPPRDKIQQEMERYARKISFPIIGPAVGRFLRQLALVSGAERILELGSGFGYSAYWFAGGMRPRGKIICTDLSEDNRARAIGFFKRGGYGRMLEYYVGDALETARGLRGRFDIILNDIDKADYPSALELGISKLRRGGIFITDNVLWSGEILKKRKSAESEAILEFNHRLFSSKGIFSSIIPIRDGLSLAVKTD, from the coding sequence ATGAATATCACTCATCCCAAAATCGAGGCATATATCTCCGGGATCATCCCCCCGCGCGACAAGATTCAACAGGAAATGGAGAGGTATGCCCGGAAAATTTCTTTCCCGATTATAGGTCCGGCGGTGGGACGGTTCCTCAGGCAACTGGCCCTGGTATCGGGCGCCGAACGGATTCTAGAATTAGGGTCCGGTTTCGGTTATTCCGCCTATTGGTTTGCCGGGGGGATGAGGCCCCGCGGAAAAATAATCTGCACGGATTTATCAGAAGATAACAGGGCCAGAGCAATCGGCTTTTTTAAGCGCGGCGGATATGGTCGAATGCTTGAATATTATGTCGGTGACGCCCTGGAAACAGCCCGGGGATTAAGGGGCCGATTCGACATAATTTTGAACGACATTGACAAGGCCGATTACCCGAGCGCTCTTGAATTGGGGATATCAAAACTCCGCAGAGGGGGGATTTTTATCACCGATAATGTGCTTTGGTCAGGAGAGATACTTAAAAAGAGAAAAAGTGCGGAGTCCGAGGCGATACTGGAATTTAATCACAGACTCTTTTCGTCAAAAGGCATATTTTCGTCAATAATTCCCATCAGAGACGGTCTTTCTCTGGCCGTCAAGACTGATTAG
- a CDS encoding Dihydrolipoamide acetyltransferase E2 component of pyruvate dehydrogenase complex: protein MEYKVVVPPLGESVVEGTIVKWLKKEGDKIKIDDPIVEIMTDKINVEIPSPHDGVMKKHLVPIDTVVQIGAEIAIMEIEGTATVSKAFQTLPDSGKEVIPPEQDVKAPPEEFVGTVAHHEQMGIHADKDSIEAGIKAVKSSPIVRRLAREHFIDLRLVKGSGRDSRVSKEDIIKYINSRHQVDKKKPDFVFPDAEHEEIIPVTGVRKVIAEHMVKSAFSIPHVTTFDECDMTRVIEWRKTYVDKIEKTHGVRITYLPFMVKAIIFAAKEFPWLNATFEKDEMHIKKYFNIGMAVARNNSLIVPVVKHCEQKSILQIAREMKELADKANADKLSMDEISGGTFSITNAGIYGALGSTPIIAAPQVAILGVHKIVDKPVVRDGQIVVRPILNFGLSFDHRVIDGGYAVQFLRRMIEYLEDPDSWLLGVI from the coding sequence ATGGAATATAAAGTTGTTGTACCGCCTCTGGGAGAATCGGTTGTTGAAGGCACGATTGTGAAGTGGCTCAAAAAGGAAGGGGACAAGATCAAGATCGATGATCCGATCGTCGAAATCATGACCGACAAGATCAATGTCGAAATCCCCTCACCGCACGACGGTGTGATGAAAAAACACCTTGTGCCGATTGATACGGTCGTTCAGATCGGCGCTGAGATCGCTATAATGGAAATAGAGGGAACGGCGACGGTCTCCAAAGCTTTCCAGACCCTGCCCGACAGCGGCAAAGAAGTTATTCCCCCGGAGCAGGATGTGAAGGCCCCGCCGGAGGAATTTGTCGGTACCGTGGCCCATCATGAGCAGATGGGGATTCATGCCGACAAAGATTCGATTGAGGCCGGTATCAAGGCCGTGAAATCATCGCCGATTGTCCGCCGTCTGGCCCGCGAGCATTTCATTGATCTGCGGCTGGTTAAAGGAAGCGGCCGCGATAGTCGCGTCAGCAAAGAAGATATTATTAAGTATATTAACAGCCGTCATCAAGTCGATAAGAAAAAACCGGATTTTGTCTTCCCCGATGCGGAGCATGAAGAAATCATTCCGGTGACCGGCGTCCGGAAAGTGATTGCCGAACATATGGTCAAATCGGCCTTTAGCATTCCTCATGTGACCACCTTCGACGAGTGCGATATGACCCGTGTTATTGAGTGGCGCAAGACATATGTGGACAAGATCGAAAAGACGCACGGCGTCAGGATTACCTACCTGCCATTTATGGTCAAGGCGATAATTTTCGCGGCCAAGGAATTCCCGTGGCTGAATGCGACTTTTGAGAAAGATGAAATGCATATTAAAAAGTATTTCAATATCGGGATGGCGGTGGCGCGGAATAACTCTCTCATTGTGCCGGTTGTCAAGCACTGCGAGCAGAAGTCGATTTTGCAGATTGCCCGGGAAATGAAAGAACTGGCCGACAAAGCCAATGCCGACAAACTGTCTATGGATGAAATCAGCGGCGGGACCTTCTCGATTACCAACGCCGGCATCTATGGTGCCCTTGGCTCAACGCCGATAATTGCCGCGCCGCAGGTGGCCATTTTGGGCGTCCACAAAATTGTCGACAAGCCGGTTGTGCGTGACGGGCAGATTGTTGTCCGACCGATTCTTAATTTTGGACTTTCATTTGACCATCGCGTTATTGATGGCGGCTATGCAGTGCAGTTTTTAAGAAGAATGATTGAATACCTTGAGGATCCTGATTCCTGGCTTTTGGGGGTCATCTGA
- a CDS encoding TM2 domain-containing protein produces the protein MADLYMLMPELQGDEMVFVAGLLKNADDETARRFATIYRTRRKDPQTILIMALLGFVAIAGVHRFFLEQIGMGLLYLFTGGICLIGTIIDVVNYKNLAFEYNQRKAQETMFMIKGTA, from the coding sequence ATGGCTGACCTCTATATGTTAATGCCGGAATTGCAGGGCGACGAAATGGTTTTTGTCGCGGGGCTGCTGAAAAACGCCGATGACGAAACGGCGCGCCGCTTTGCTACGATCTATCGCACCCGGCGCAAGGATCCGCAGACTATTCTAATAATGGCTCTTCTCGGCTTCGTGGCTATCGCCGGGGTACATCGTTTCTTCCTGGAGCAGATCGGTATGGGTCTATTGTATCTGTTCACCGGTGGAATCTGCCTGATCGGGACAATTATTGATGTTGTAAATTATAAGAATCTGGCCTTTGAATATAACCAGAGGAAAGCGCAAGAAACGATGTTTATGATCAAAGGAACCGCATAA
- a CDS encoding Dihydrolipoyl dehydrogenase — protein sequence MADKYKLVVIGAGPGGYVAAIRAAQLGIKTAIVEKEYIGGVCLNWGCIPSKALLYVSELKRTVEASAKIGLKADNVGIDLDALRKHKDETVKRLTGGVKILLDKAGVKVYEGTASFVSANEIEIIKDSTKSRIESEFFIIATGTNPIDLPMIKYDGRTVIGAREAINIPTVPGTMGVIGAGPIGVEMATVYNTLGSKVTIIELLDAVLPTLDSDISKASERELKKQGMAIFTSSKVVSSRKNADKIDVDVETPQGKKTFNFDMVLVAAGMKPNTAGLNLEKAGVKTDAKGFVMVDKRLRTNIANIFAIGDVAGGLLLAHKASHEGIAAVEAIAGSGDGADWKAVPYAVFTDPEIAGIGLTEKEAQNSGRKIKVGKFPYRAVGKGIATLATEGFAKVIADAETDEILGIHIFGPHSGDIIYAGTAMMEFDGTAEDLGHIMAIHPTLSEALMEAGLNVNKRAIHIIN from the coding sequence ATGGCTGATAAGTATAAATTGGTTGTTATCGGCGCCGGACCGGGCGGCTATGTGGCCGCTATCAGGGCCGCGCAACTGGGAATAAAGACCGCTATAGTTGAAAAAGAATATATCGGCGGGGTTTGCCTGAACTGGGGCTGTATTCCATCAAAGGCTTTGCTATACGTTTCGGAATTGAAGCGAACCGTCGAGGCTTCGGCGAAAATCGGACTCAAGGCCGATAATGTCGGAATCGATCTTGATGCTTTACGGAAACACAAGGATGAAACCGTCAAGCGCCTGACCGGCGGTGTAAAAATTCTTCTGGATAAAGCCGGGGTGAAAGTCTATGAAGGAACCGCCTCTTTCGTCTCCGCAAATGAAATCGAAATTATAAAGGACAGCACCAAGTCGAGAATTGAATCCGAATTCTTTATTATTGCCACCGGCACCAATCCGATTGATCTGCCGATGATAAAGTACGACGGCAGGACGGTCATCGGCGCCCGCGAAGCGATAAATATTCCGACCGTTCCCGGTACCATGGGCGTGATTGGAGCGGGCCCGATTGGGGTGGAAATGGCGACTGTCTATAATACCCTTGGCTCCAAAGTGACGATTATCGAATTGCTTGATGCCGTTCTGCCGACCCTTGATTCGGATATCTCCAAAGCCTCCGAACGGGAACTGAAAAAACAGGGGATGGCCATCTTCACTTCGTCCAAAGTCGTTTCGTCAAGAAAGAACGCCGACAAAATTGACGTCGATGTCGAAACGCCCCAGGGAAAGAAGACTTTCAACTTCGACATGGTTCTGGTCGCGGCCGGAATGAAACCGAACACGGCCGGGCTCAACCTTGAAAAAGCCGGAGTAAAGACGGATGCCAAAGGGTTTGTCATGGTCGACAAAAGATTGCGGACTAATATAGCCAATATTTTTGCTATTGGCGATGTCGCGGGCGGCCTGCTCCTGGCCCATAAGGCATCGCATGAGGGAATCGCGGCGGTGGAAGCGATTGCCGGATCCGGCGATGGCGCCGACTGGAAAGCGGTTCCTTATGCCGTATTCACCGATCCCGAGATCGCCGGAATCGGATTAACGGAAAAGGAGGCGCAGAATTCGGGGCGGAAAATCAAGGTTGGCAAATTCCCCTACCGGGCCGTGGGGAAGGGTATCGCCACTCTGGCCACCGAGGGATTCGCCAAAGTAATTGCCGATGCCGAAACCGATGAAATACTTGGCATCCATATTTTTGGCCCTCATTCCGGAGATATTATCTATGCCGGGACGGCCATGATGGAATTTGATGGTACCGCCGAGGATTTGGGACATATTATGGCCATTCATCCGACTCTCTCGGAAGCGCTAATGGAAGCCGGTTTGAATGTCAACAAACGAGCCATTCATATCATAAATTGA
- the lipB gene encoding Octanoyltransferase gives MCSRGFKRLFRINLGRTNFPETWALQKRLVNLRYRSLIPDCLIFTEHNPVITMGRGTSRKNLLVALETLTTKGIELFEIERGGDITFHGPGQTVVYPILDLTARGRDLHQYLRDLEKLMIITLQDLGLKAEIKPGLTGVWVNNHKLAAIGVAVSKWVSYHGLALNISTDLNYFNYINPCGITEYPVGTLEQMAGRKIEADIVNDLIAKNFAELFYYEMEAVENLERQILEIKIS, from the coding sequence ATGTGCAGTCGTGGTTTCAAGAGACTCTTCAGAATCAATTTGGGACGAACCAATTTCCCAGAGACCTGGGCGCTGCAGAAACGCCTGGTCAACCTCAGATATCGCAGTTTAATACCGGACTGCCTGATTTTCACCGAACATAACCCGGTAATTACTATGGGGCGGGGAACGTCCAGGAAGAATTTGCTGGTCGCTCTGGAGACATTGACGACCAAAGGGATCGAGCTTTTTGAAATCGAGCGGGGCGGGGATATAACATTTCATGGTCCGGGGCAGACGGTTGTTTACCCAATACTGGATTTAACCGCCCGGGGACGGGACCTCCATCAATATCTCCGTGATTTGGAAAAACTCATGATAATCACCCTGCAGGACTTGGGCCTCAAAGCGGAAATCAAGCCGGGACTCACAGGAGTTTGGGTCAACAACCACAAGTTGGCGGCGATTGGGGTGGCCGTTTCAAAATGGGTTAGCTATCATGGGCTGGCCCTGAATATCTCAACCGATCTGAATTATTTTAATTATATCAATCCGTGCGGAATAACTGAATATCCGGTCGGCACTCTCGAGCAGATGGCTGGAAGGAAAATCGAGGCCGACATCGTAAATGATCTGATAGCAAAAAATTTCGCCGAACTCTTCTATTATGAAATGGAAGCGGTGGAAAATCTTGAGAGGCAAATTCTCGAAATCAAAATTTCTTAG
- a CDS encoding hypothetical protein (Evidence 5 : Unknown function), which yields MGGLKNITAGWLLLLLIAALVAVEGCGKKISSPDQPISPPPAIADLQVIDTTAYSVTLCWTAPSPEDAKSIAKYDIRYLKTNLNENNWEYSVEISGEPFPKAAGAAETCLVARLPAAAELNFGIKSQNERGIWSPLSNIATAKTRGNPTPKYPDAIGDLSIAEVTAHTATLTWTAPRAEDSGRVTAYDLRYMGRMIMEEDIDWDRAIVASPLPIPGPPGNRERVVVMGLKPSMRYYFVLKSCGDSANEWSGFSNQPSIRTHEDSGTVALISRYETPGYALHSALYKNYCFIADHIGGVKIIDISNPYSPNSVCTIATAEPARKVRFHDNTAYIITYKTGISKLLLYDISNPADPVFIEQYAQEAPIQDVYTLPWNTYTVDNAGNFTLFDISSDTLLPYAQYVMPDFPMGMTSIFGFLLIADYSAGIVVVNASELWYQCNPIIYPTAGRARSLLIYGSTLYVSEDEKGIELMHITDEAVLSQVSLIDTPGQALDATANENYAFVADGAGGGLQVINVKNKDDPYIVAGYATPDIAQSVAYDGTFIYVAAGNGGLMIFNFTP from the coding sequence ATGGGCGGTCTTAAGAATATAACGGCGGGGTGGTTACTGCTACTTTTGATCGCAGCGCTTGTTGCGGTTGAGGGATGCGGAAAGAAAATCTCAAGCCCGGATCAGCCTATTTCCCCTCCGCCTGCGATCGCCGATTTACAGGTTATTGATACGACAGCATATTCCGTGACACTATGCTGGACAGCCCCTTCGCCCGAAGATGCTAAATCAATTGCCAAATATGACATCCGTTATCTTAAAACAAACCTGAACGAAAATAACTGGGAATATTCCGTAGAAATCTCGGGGGAACCGTTTCCCAAAGCCGCCGGAGCTGCGGAAACGTGTCTCGTGGCTCGCCTTCCGGCGGCGGCGGAATTGAATTTCGGTATTAAAAGTCAGAATGAGAGGGGAATTTGGTCGCCGCTCTCTAATATAGCGACGGCAAAAACCAGAGGTAATCCAACCCCAAAGTACCCTGATGCCATCGGCGATTTAAGCATAGCCGAGGTGACAGCCCACACGGCAACTTTGACATGGACGGCGCCGAGAGCCGAAGACAGCGGTCGGGTCACTGCCTATGATCTCCGCTATATGGGACGGATGATCATGGAAGAGGATATCGATTGGGACAGAGCCATCGTCGCTTCCCCCCTGCCGATTCCCGGCCCGCCCGGGAACCGAGAACGAGTAGTGGTGATGGGCCTTAAACCTTCAATGAGATATTATTTTGTCCTCAAGTCCTGCGGTGACTCGGCTAACGAATGGTCGGGATTCTCCAACCAGCCATCTATCAGAACCCATGAGGACAGCGGCACGGTGGCCCTTATCAGCCGGTATGAGACTCCGGGGTACGCCCTTCACTCGGCATTATATAAGAATTATTGTTTCATTGCCGATCACATCGGCGGCGTGAAAATAATTGATATCAGTAATCCATATTCACCGAATTCCGTATGTACGATTGCCACCGCCGAACCGGCCAGAAAAGTTCGGTTCCATGACAACACGGCATATATCATTACTTACAAAACGGGAATATCAAAATTACTCTTATACGATATTTCAAACCCGGCGGACCCGGTATTTATTGAACAATATGCCCAGGAGGCCCCTATTCAGGACGTCTATACTTTGCCGTGGAACACATATACGGTAGACAACGCCGGAAATTTCACTCTATTCGATATTTCCAGCGATACACTTCTTCCCTATGCGCAATATGTTATGCCGGATTTTCCGATGGGTATGACATCTATATTCGGCTTTCTCCTAATCGCCGACTACTCCGCGGGAATTGTTGTCGTGAACGCCTCCGAGTTATGGTATCAATGCAACCCGATAATATATCCGACCGCCGGCCGGGCCCGATCACTGCTTATTTATGGAAGCACTCTCTACGTTTCCGAAGATGAAAAGGGGATCGAATTGATGCATATCACCGATGAAGCGGTCCTTTCACAAGTAAGTCTTATTGATACCCCCGGGCAGGCCCTTGATGCCACGGCCAATGAGAATTATGCATTCGTGGCCGACGGAGCCGGGGGCGGTCTTCAGGTAATAAATGTCAAGAATAAGGATGACCCTTATATTGTCGCAGGCTATGCCACCCCCGATATCGCACAGAGCGTGGCATATGACGGTACTTTTATTTATGTCGCCGCAGGAAATGGCGGACTGATGATATTCAATTTCACCCCCTGA
- a CDS encoding Pyruvate dehydrogenase (Lipoamide) E1 component alpha chain yields MAANQTINKPSLKQIGLPAETLIGLYTNLLRVRLLDERLRKLFRQGRFAGTYFSAVGQEATTVGPTYGLRDEDIIGPSHREIGAAVTKGLSFNEIIAQVFARSTSPDKGKSHPCHYGSRLKGVIHPASTVAGQTVVATGCAMAFKLQKKDNVAVAFFGEGATSRGGWHEALNYAGVHKLPIVYICQNNMWAESVPSTMQAGIERFADRAKAYGFPGVTIDGNDIVEVYKTASEAIARARAGQGPTLIECLTYRWYGHSEIDPANYRRPEELEAWKKKDPVVRAEQLMVDLGLLTNEKRDAMVEQIESEIEDAIKFAEASKYSEPEEAYLDVYSERFPVRREEL; encoded by the coding sequence ATGGCTGCAAATCAAACAATTAATAAACCGTCGCTTAAGCAGATTGGACTCCCGGCAGAGACTCTTATAGGTTTATATACGAATCTCTTGAGAGTCCGGCTGCTGGATGAGAGATTAAGAAAACTATTTCGACAGGGACGGTTCGCGGGGACGTACTTCTCGGCCGTGGGGCAAGAAGCCACCACGGTCGGCCCGACCTATGGGCTCCGCGATGAAGATATTATCGGACCTTCACATCGCGAAATTGGCGCCGCGGTCACCAAAGGGCTTTCTTTTAATGAGATTATTGCACAGGTATTCGCCCGCTCGACATCGCCAGATAAAGGCAAATCTCATCCCTGTCATTATGGTTCGCGACTGAAAGGGGTAATTCATCCGGCATCGACGGTGGCGGGGCAAACCGTTGTGGCGACCGGTTGCGCCATGGCTTTCAAACTTCAAAAGAAAGACAATGTGGCCGTGGCTTTCTTCGGTGAGGGCGCTACTTCCCGAGGCGGCTGGCACGAGGCCTTGAATTATGCCGGTGTTCACAAACTCCCTATTGTCTATATCTGCCAAAATAATATGTGGGCGGAATCGGTCCCTTCGACAATGCAGGCCGGTATCGAACGGTTCGCCGATCGCGCCAAGGCCTACGGATTCCCCGGCGTGACCATCGACGGCAATGACATTGTCGAAGTCTATAAGACCGCCTCGGAAGCTATTGCGCGGGCGCGGGCCGGACAGGGTCCCACTCTGATCGAGTGTCTGACATATCGATGGTACGGCCATTCAGAAATCGACCCCGCCAATTATCGCCGACCGGAAGAACTGGAGGCTTGGAAGAAAAAGGATCCGGTTGTGAGAGCGGAGCAATTGATGGTCGACCTGGGACTTCTCACCAATGAAAAGCGGGATGCTATGGTCGAGCAGATCGAATCGGAAATTGAAGACGCCATCAAATTTGCCGAGGCATCCAAATATTCCGAACCGGAGGAAGCCTATCTCGACGTTTATTCCGAACGATTTCCGGTCAGAAGAGAGGAATTATAG
- a CDS encoding conserved hypothetical protein (Evidence 4 : Unknown function but conserved in other organisms), translating to MKKALTFFAAPYRLEILFWSIALVIPAFIDPSTPHFSYCIFKHLGFEFCPGCGLGRSLAYLYRGDITQSFLCHPLGLIALPILLYRIMILTLKLIELHKTRLGGIHG from the coding sequence ATGAAGAAAGCCCTCACATTTTTTGCGGCCCCGTACCGACTTGAAATATTATTTTGGTCGATAGCACTGGTGATCCCGGCATTTATAGACCCATCGACTCCTCATTTTTCATATTGCATTTTCAAGCATTTGGGTTTTGAATTTTGCCCCGGGTGTGGATTGGGACGATCCCTGGCTTACCTTTATCGGGGCGATATCACCCAATCTTTCCTTTGTCATCCTTTGGGCCTAATCGCTCTTCCAATTCTGCTTTACAGAATAATGATATTGACTCTAAAATTAATTGAATTGCATAAAACCAGATTGGGAGGCATTCATGGCTGA
- a CDS encoding PAS fold domain protein — translation MNTAPFEEINAAVTICDTTGIIIYMNKKAVATFAADGGADLIGKNLFDCHSDESIEKLKDLIAARRTNAYTIEKNGVKKLIYQTPWYDDDSFGGLIEFSFEIPFVIPHFIRD, via the coding sequence ATGAATACTGCCCCCTTCGAGGAAATTAATGCCGCTGTTACCATATGTGACACAACCGGCATTATTATTTATATGAATAAGAAGGCCGTCGCCACCTTTGCGGCGGATGGCGGCGCCGATTTGATTGGGAAGAATCTCTTTGACTGCCACTCTGACGAGTCGATAGAAAAATTGAAAGATCTAATTGCCGCGCGCCGAACCAATGCCTATACAATTGAAAAGAACGGCGTTAAAAAATTAATCTATCAGACTCCATGGTATGATGACGACAGTTTCGGCGGTCTGATCGAATTCTCCTTTGAAATCCCTTTCGTTATCCCGCATTTCATAAGAGATTAG